The genomic stretch ATGTTATAACATCATGTTTCTTTAAATCCATCAGCCTGCACAATAATCAACAACAATTATCTAGCAtataaataaatttttatttttgaaactatCTATTGCAATAATTAATTTTCAAATATAATTTAATGACgaaaataaaaagattaattaCGAACCGTCCATAAACCAAACACCCGAGTTTGATTGTCACCAAATAACTGAGGCTATACCTGAAATTTTATCAATGTTAATTAAACAAGAGTATAACActctaaaatgaaaaaaaaaaaaaaatatttgtatggGTAATAAGTAAAAGCTAACTATCTAATTGTAATGTTATTATCATTCAATCACATGGAAATAATTTCAAGTCTGTCATTATTGTGCTTTGAATAGCAAGACAGATTATAATGATATGACAAGGAATATTATCGAATTTAATATAGTGACACAATAGTTTTAGAAAGTTTGAAGATGATTTACAGCTCATCCGAATTCTATACTATTTAGTTCTTCAGCTAGACCTTTTTGTATCCACATTTGACCAGTGCTAAACTCGTCTACATCCACCCTTGGATTTACTACAGAGATTGAAGCTTTACCTCCATAGTATAACTTCTCTGCAAAAGATTGAACTGACACATACTACAAAGGAAAATTTTAGGGACAAGATAAGGTAATTTAAGAGACTTGTATTCATGTAAATATTGCAACAATTTTTCTGGTAAACATCTACAATCTGTGTGAGAAATGTACatttaataatttttattaaaataataatacacAATATTTTATGATTGCAATATATGTAGTTTGTAAATATTCATTTGAATCATGACATAATCTCTAACCAATAAAATTCACTATAAAAATGAAAACTTACATGGCGAGGTTGTATCCGGTTTGAGAGATACTTTGTGTTTATCAGTTCTTCCTTTGTGTAACTACGAATTGGAACAGTTTCTGAAGAGCACCCATCAAGCTTAGAACGCGCCATACTTGAAACCATATTAGAAAGAGGCACATCGTTTTGTTGTTCTTGAATCAGATTTGGTTTCATCTAAATGCATAAAGATAGTACAAAAATACATCACATGACCAAAACTACTTCACTTAACTAGAAacattaataaataattaatcAGG from Papaver somniferum cultivar HN1 unplaced genomic scaffold, ASM357369v1 unplaced-scaffold_131, whole genome shotgun sequence encodes the following:
- the LOC113332507 gene encoding uncharacterized protein LOC113332507 isoform X2, translated to MNDRIISKEEDKELDKKLKILNKHPVKSIQTKLGDIFDCINIYKQSAFDHPLLRNHKIQMKPNLIQEQQNDVPLSNMVSSMARSKLDGCSSETVPIRSYTKEELINTKYLSNRIQPRHV
- the LOC113332507 gene encoding uncharacterized protein LOC113332507 isoform X1, which codes for MNDRIISKEEDKELDKKLKILNKHPVKSIQTKLGDIFDCINIYKQSAFDHPLLRNHKIQMKPNLIQEQQNDVPLSNMVSSMARSKLDGCSSETVPIRSYTKEELINTKYLSNRIQPRHYVSVQSFAEKLYYGGKASISVVNPRVDVDEFSTGQMWIQKGLAEELNSIEFG